A region from the Sandaracinus amylolyticus genome encodes:
- a CDS encoding DNA gyrase inhibitor YacG, translating to MTPSCPICHRALPSSAPDKSPTHPFCSARCKLIDLGNWLDGSYRIAGPSALPDDDDGDGENAPS from the coding sequence ATGACCCCGAGCTGTCCCATCTGTCATCGCGCGTTGCCGTCGTCGGCGCCGGACAAGAGCCCGACGCATCCGTTCTGCTCCGCGCGGTGCAAGCTGATCGACCTCGGCAACTGGCTCGACGGCTCGTACCGCATCGCGGGCCCGAGCGCGCTTCCGGACGACGACGACGGCGACGGCGAGAACGCCCCCTCGTAG